The Pyrobaculum sp. 3827-6 genome has a segment encoding these proteins:
- a CDS encoding trimeric intracellular cation channel family protein — MRAEDVVELLNYVGIVAFALSGALKAGEKDMDLLGFVVLGFSTALAGGIIRDLLLGRVPPVNVVYMPYSLTAIAASLAAFFLYPYVKKVRDYVLYPDAVGLGAFAAIGADLTANYCQLRGLGDCWLTVMMLSSVTAAGGGVVRDVLAGEVPAVLRREIYASAAAVGGLIYLAALGLGREVAMLVTIVAVTAIRIASLARGWELPRIRQGKPRV, encoded by the coding sequence ATGCGGGCGGAGGACGTTGTAGAGTTGCTTAACTACGTGGGGATTGTGGCCTTTGCGCTGTCTGGGGCGTTGAAGGCGGGTGAGAAGGATATGGATCTGCTGGGGTTTGTGGTGTTGGGGTTCTCCACGGCGCTTGCGGGGGGTATTATCAGGGATTTGCTACTCGGCAGGGTCCCCCCGGTGAACGTGGTGTACATGCCGTATTCGCTGACCGCAATCGCCGCCTCTCTGGCGGCGTTCTTCCTCTACCCCTATGTGAAGAAGGTCAGGGACTACGTCCTCTACCCCGACGCGGTGGGTTTGGGCGCCTTCGCCGCTATCGGCGCGGATTTGACTGCGAATTACTGCCAGTTGCGGGGGCTGGGGGACTGCTGGCTGACGGTGATGATGCTGTCGTCGGTGACTGCCGCCGGCGGGGGGGTTGTCCGCGACGTCCTCGCCGGGGAGGTGCCGGCGGTGTTGCGTAGGGAGATCTACGCCTCTGCGGCGGCTGTGGGCGGCCTAATATACCTGGCCGCCTTGGGGCTGGGGAGGGAGGTGGCCATGCTGGTTACAATTGTGGCGGTTACCGCCATTAGAATTGCGTCGCTGGCTAGGGGGTGGGAGCTACCCCGGATTAGACAAGGCAAACCGCGCGTCTAG
- a CDS encoding 2'-5' RNA ligase family protein, giving the protein MSYIYGILPPIHPLRPFEGVVPVKPHITLVKLERPLRIEVRYRQFVASLGPVVLLPSQSRPRYIALRVEPLGEFAALRTLLMASLGGVVRERHAEFKPHLTVYSVRIKRPSPDDIRPAVEEAARYAGTAFEVKAVHLIDTTGGAYIPVYTLVLHG; this is encoded by the coding sequence ATGTCGTACATATATGGGATACTCCCGCCGATCCACCCGCTGAGGCCGTTTGAGGGTGTGGTGCCGGTGAAGCCCCACATTACTCTGGTGAAGTTGGAGAGGCCGTTAAGGATTGAGGTGCGGTACCGCCAGTTTGTCGCCTCTCTGGGCCCCGTGGTGCTTTTGCCGTCGCAGTCGAGGCCTAGGTATATAGCGCTGAGGGTGGAGCCGCTGGGGGAGTTCGCCGCGTTGAGGACTCTGCTCATGGCGTCGCTGGGTGGAGTTGTTAGGGAGCGGCACGCCGAGTTTAAGCCGCATCTCACCGTGTACTCGGTTCGGATTAAGAGGCCGTCGCCGGATGACATTAGACCGGCGGTGGAGGAGGCGGCTAGGTACGCGGGTACTGCCTTTGAGGTGAAGGCGGTGCATCTCATCGACACGACGGGGGGCGCGTATATACCTGTCTACACGCTTGTTCTGCATGGATAG
- a CDS encoding ribosome biogenesis/translation initiation ATPase RLI, with translation MVRVAVVDRDACQPRKCGQECVKYCPVNRTGKVVWIDDQLKKAVISEALCIGCGICVHKCPFQAITIVNLPDELERDCVHRYGPSGFKLYRLPMLRRGKIVGVLGRNALGKTTMAKILAGELVPNLCGEAGGSREEVVRQFRGTELQTYFSELYGGRLRAVHKIQYIELIPLYLKGTVGEVLKKAGVKEELARRLGLDKLARREVDKLSGGELQKLAIAAALSKDVDVYIFDEPATHLDIVERMKVADAVRDYTQNKYVLVVEHDLTVLDFLADNIVIVYGKPGAYGIVSHPSGAREAINEYLAGYISSENMRIRDRPIKFELRPPERKSGKAARLVEWEDLYVDLGGFQLEVSASYIAKGEVVGVVGPNGIGKTTFLKVLVGELKPLRGAVNATPRVSYKPQYIRDIAVKNQDVPVGLWLAQQVGDYSENPIWPDLNSGFNLAPLLERRMGELSGGELQRVVVASALLKKADLYVLDEPMAYLDVEQRITVARTIRRIIEESEVAALVVEHDIAMLDYMSNAIMPFVGEPGVRGLSPGPTDMRTGMNMFLKWADASFRRDVRSGRPRLNKPGSALDREQKERGELYYV, from the coding sequence CGCGTCGCGGTTGTTGATAGAGATGCGTGTCAGCCTAGGAAGTGCGGCCAGGAGTGTGTGAAGTACTGCCCCGTAAACAGGACGGGGAAGGTGGTTTGGATCGACGACCAGTTGAAGAAGGCGGTGATCTCCGAGGCTCTCTGCATTGGCTGTGGGATATGTGTGCACAAGTGCCCGTTCCAGGCTATTACAATCGTGAACCTGCCGGACGAGCTGGAGAGGGACTGTGTCCACAGGTACGGGCCGAGTGGGTTTAAGCTCTACCGCCTCCCCATGCTGAGGAGGGGGAAGATAGTGGGGGTACTGGGGAGAAACGCCCTGGGTAAGACGACGATGGCTAAGATACTCGCCGGGGAGCTCGTCCCCAATCTGTGTGGGGAGGCCGGCGGGTCTAGGGAGGAGGTGGTTAGGCAGTTTAGGGGGACGGAGCTCCAGACCTACTTCTCGGAGCTCTACGGGGGTAGGTTGAGGGCTGTGCATAAGATTCAGTACATCGAGCTGATTCCGCTTTACCTCAAGGGCACCGTGGGGGAGGTGTTGAAAAAGGCCGGCGTCAAGGAGGAGCTGGCGAGGAGGCTTGGGCTGGACAAGCTGGCGAGGAGGGAGGTCGACAAGCTGTCGGGGGGTGAGCTTCAGAAGCTGGCCATAGCCGCGGCCCTCTCCAAAGACGTGGATGTGTATATATTTGACGAGCCGGCGACGCACCTCGACATAGTGGAGAGGATGAAGGTGGCGGACGCCGTCAGGGACTACACCCAGAACAAATACGTGTTGGTGGTGGAGCACGACTTGACAGTGCTCGACTTCCTCGCGGACAACATAGTTATTGTCTACGGGAAGCCCGGGGCGTACGGCATCGTCTCGCACCCCTCGGGGGCCCGCGAGGCGATTAACGAATACCTGGCGGGCTACATCTCGTCGGAGAACATGCGGATTAGGGACCGCCCCATTAAGTTTGAGCTACGTCCGCCGGAGAGGAAGAGCGGGAAGGCGGCGAGGCTGGTGGAGTGGGAGGACCTCTACGTGGACCTGGGGGGCTTCCAGCTGGAGGTGTCGGCGTCGTACATTGCTAAGGGCGAGGTGGTCGGCGTGGTGGGTCCAAACGGCATCGGCAAGACGACATTTCTAAAGGTGCTCGTGGGGGAGCTGAAGCCCCTCAGGGGGGCCGTCAACGCAACTCCCCGGGTCAGCTACAAGCCGCAGTACATCCGCGACATCGCCGTGAAGAACCAGGACGTCCCGGTGGGCCTCTGGCTGGCCCAGCAGGTGGGGGACTACTCGGAGAACCCGATTTGGCCAGATTTGAACAGCGGCTTCAACCTGGCGCCTCTCCTCGAGCGGAGGATGGGAGAGCTCTCGGGCGGGGAGCTCCAGCGGGTTGTGGTGGCGTCGGCTCTGTTGAAAAAGGCCGATCTCTACGTCTTGGACGAGCCTATGGCCTACCTGGACGTGGAGCAGAGGATAACGGTGGCCCGCACAATTAGGCGGATAATAGAGGAGAGCGAGGTGGCGGCCCTCGTCGTGGAGCACGACATCGCAATGCTTGACTACATGTCCAACGCCATTATGCCGTTTGTGGGGGAGCCCGGCGTCAGGGGGCTCTCCCCCGGGCCGACGGATATGAGAACCGGCATGAATATGTTCCTAAAGTGGGCGGACGCCTCGTTTAGACGCGACGTGAGGTCAGGAAGGCCTAGGCTGAACAAGCCGGGGTCTGCACTCGACAGGGAGCAGAAGGAGAGAGGGGAGCTGTACTACGTGTAG